The following are encoded together in the Acanthochromis polyacanthus isolate Apoly-LR-REF ecotype Palm Island chromosome 14, KAUST_Apoly_ChrSc, whole genome shotgun sequence genome:
- the spegnb gene encoding SPEG neighbor protein — translation MSKAKTAPPPGCTLNINDPQVQEAAIRIQASYRGHRSRKELREKGPPKILQELKDVVLVEGSAAKLECRVSAFPDPFIVWYKDGKELKDGPKYRYVFEDPDFVALVVRDGVLTDLGKYTVKIKNPFGQTSGSACILVEVPAKISKGPGSIKAKRGTTVVLKAEISGEPPPDVAWLKDGDDIDEDDRLFFDVRETNTILTIKNAKSSDAGKYEVFVENNLGTDQSFARVDIL, via the exons ATGTCCAAAGCTAAGACTGCACCTCCTCCTGGGTGCACTCTGAACATCAATGATCCTCAAGTCCAGGAGGCTGCTATTCGAATCCAGGCCTCATATCGCGGCCACAG GTCACGCAAAGAGCTGCGAGAGAAAGGTCCTCCTAAGATCCTGCAAGAGCTCAAAGATGTGGTCCTTGTTGAGGGCAGCGCTGCAAAGCTGGAGTGCCGAGTCAGTGCCTTCCCAGATCCTTTCATCGTCTGGTACAAGGATGGCAAAGAGCTGAAGGACGGTCCAAAGTACCGCTACGTTTTTGAAGACCCGGATTTTGTGGCGCTCGTGGTCCGAGACGGGGTTCTGACTGATCTGGGAAAATACACAGTTAAGATTAAGAATCCATTTGGACAGACATCTGGATCTGCCTGTATTCTAGTGGAAG TTCCTGCTAAAATTTCTAAAGGTCCAGGCAGCATCAAGGCCAAGAGAGGGACAACAGTGGTTCTCAAGGCTGAAATTAGCGGAGAACCTCCTCCAGATGTTGCCTGGCTCAAAGATGGAGATGACATTGATGAAGATGACAG GCTATTCTTTGACGTTCGAGAAACCAACACAATCTTGACCATCAAAAATGCAAAGTCATCCGACGCTGGCAAGTATGAAGTGTTTGTGGAGAACAATCTGGGTACAGACCAGTCCTTCGCACGAGTGGACATCCTCTGA